A single region of the Micropterus dolomieu isolate WLL.071019.BEF.003 ecotype Adirondacks linkage group LG02, ASM2129224v1, whole genome shotgun sequence genome encodes:
- the recql5 gene encoding ATP-dependent DNA helicase Q5, which translates to MTTTLKQALKTHFGFDNFRSKLQEDVVKAVIRGDKDVFVCMPTGAGKSLCYQLPAVLAEGITLVISPLIALIQDQVDRLKGLNIPACSINSKLPAGERRLILADLGSSCPKLKLLYITPEMVASPSFQPCLTGLCSRGLLSYLAVDEAHCVSQWGHDFRPDYLKLGELRARLPGVPCLALTATAPKNVQEDIIQSLRLRSALSFVTPVFRSNLHYDVIFRELLPNPYVHLHAFIQKALALDSGSYGQGCGIVYCRTREGCETVAYQLTKLGVLAKPYHAGLKAGDRTEAQNEWMQGKVLVIVATISFGMGVDKANVRFVAHWNLAKSLASYYQESGRAGRDGLPSSCRTYYSAKDKEQINFLIRQEVARKQEKRGSAKETDKTAITDFEAMVSFCAQEGCRHATISKFFGDKTPNCAGACDYCRNPKAVRAQLERAAALSTKIEAQSKEPKGAFGFQPGLYEGGKKGYGFERYDEVGASSSEDDGTQRKKEFSDLFKKQMNLRKGSDGQREDFVPPDADCPLREASSQRIPRLTVKAREHCLCLLQEALHGHQGAEDTFNCGTLSLAVELEHEVFKSSKTSNLYKAAVLKKVSEMKKTVPASAGGERGESEKTNSNSESTEMESKLKEEASSPSSSCFSEELQGFTSASEIYSLKRKRVGAGQRGQSNPFLTAKELLKSSMLDTESNKWTEGSGFYNDRSGGSELERREQTNTDASSAVTSSIRARANAAASCLNSPTKAGRAISKKQQKLAEAAKSSRNISQYFAKKQTVEEAETPKGVILSHTTALEAEDNSSHREHSPVTVEDVEISPVESETQDVIQEESKNNVIVILDDEEEETEMLELERLKDTSKEYKSEQNNPEEEDKAPLVAGLTDDMKANRETSPPVKRSRPADGSSRRVTFNPNVQERALQPVNEPPKPVTLKEAADIVVRYLDPFYTQGRFATKELFKSFARYLSHLLAEGRSRGKGQVKAEAKALIKKFFSRVQRCESEADWKHLKRTHSCITTENKE; encoded by the exons ATGACAACAACTTTAAAACAAGCTTTAAAAACCCACTTCGGGTTTGACAATTTTAGGTCTAAACTACAGGAAGATGTTGTCAAAGCAGTCATCAGAG GGGACaaggatgtgtttgtgtgcatgcccACTGGAGCAGGAAAGTCCCTCTGCTACCAGCTACCTGCAGTTCTGGCTGAGGGTATTACTCTGGTTATATCCCCGCTGATCGCTCTCATTCAG GACCAAGTGGACCGCCTGAAGGGTCTCAACATCCCTGCCTGCTCCATCAACTCCAAGCTCCCAGCAGGCGAACGCCGTCTGATCCTGGCTGATTTAGGGAGCAGCTGCCCCAAGCTCAAGCTGCTCTACATCACTCCAGAGATGGTGGCCTCTCCCTCGTTCCAGCCCTGCCTGACAGGCCTGTGCTCGCGCGGCCTGCTGTCTTACCTGGCTGTGGACGAGGCACATTGCGTCTCCCAGTGGGGACATGATTTCAGGCCAGACTACCTCAAATTGGGTGAGCTGCGTGCTCGCTTGCCGGGGGTTCCCTGTTTGGCCCTGACAGCAACAGCGCCCAAGAATGTACAAGAGGACATTATACAGTCCCTGAGGCTGCGCTCGGCGTTGTCTTTTGTCACACCTGTCTTCCGCAGTAACTTGCACTATGATGTGATCTTCAGAGAGCTGCTGCCAAACCCCTACGTCCACCTCCACGCCTTCATTCAGAAGGCACTGGCACTGGACAGTGGGTCTTATGGACAG GGTTGTGGGATTGTGTACTGTCGGACCAGGGAAGGCTGTGAAACTGTGGCTTACCAGCTGACCAAGCTTGGAGTCTTGGCCAAGCCTTATCACGCAG GTCTGAAGGCAGGAGATCGCACAGAGGCCCAGAATGAGTGGATGCAGGGGAAGGTGCTGGTTATCGTAGCCACCATCAGCTTTGGTATGGGAGTAGACAAGGCCAATGTCAG GTTTGTGGCTCATTGGAACCTCGCGAAGTCCCTGGCCAGTTACTACCAAGAGTCTGGGCGAGCTGGAAGGGACGGACTGCCCTCCTCCTGCCGCACGTACTACTCCGCAAAAGATAAGGAGCAAATTAACTTCCTCATCCGCCAGGAGGTCGCCCGCAAACAG GAAAAACGTGGCTCTGCGAAGGAGACGGACAAAACAGCCATAACAGACTTTGAAGCCATGGTGTCCTTCTGTGCACAAGAAGG TTGTCGCCATGCCACCATCTCCAAGTTCTTTGGGGACAAGACTCCCAACTGCGCAGGTGCCTGCGACTACTGTCGTAACCCCAAAGCTGTACGAGCCCAGCTGGAGAGGGCGGCTGCACTCAGCACCAAGATTGAAGCTCAGAGCAAAGAGCCCAAAGGAGCATTTGGTTTCCAGCCGGGCCTTTATGAAGGAGGGAAGAAGGGCTACGGCTTTGAAAG GTATGATGAAGTGGGCGCCAGTAGTAGTGAAGATGATGGTACACAGAGGAAAAAGGAGTTTTCTGACCTCTTCAAGAAGCAGATGAACCTGCGGAAG GGAAGTGACGGTCAGAGGGAAGACTTTGTTCCTCCAG ATGCTGACTGTCCACTTAGAGAGGCCAGCAGCCAGAGGATCCCTAGGCTCACAGTAAAG GCCAGAGAGCACTGTCTGTGCCTCTTGCAGGAGGCATTACATGGCCACCAGGGGGCAGAAGACACATTCAA CTGTGGTACCCTGTCATTAGCGGTGGAGCTCGAACATGAGGTCTTCAAGAGCAGCAAGACATCCAATTTGTACAAGGCTGCTGTCCTAAAGAAG GTATCAGAGATGAAGAAAACAGTCCCGGCTTCagctggaggagaaagaggagaaagtgAGAAGACAAACAGCAACAGTGAATCCACAGAAATGGAGTCAAAACTCAAAGAGGAAGCATCTTCCCCTTCTTCTTCCTGCTTCTCTGAGGAGCTGCAGGGGTTCACATCTGCATCGGAGATCTACTCA CTGAAGCGTAAGAGAGTAGGGGCAGGGCAGAGGGGCCAATCCAACCCCTTCCTGACTGctaaggagctgctgaagtCCTCCATGTTGGACACTGAGTCTAACAAATGGACAGAGGGCAGCGGATTTTACAACGACCGCTCGGGAGGCTCTGAAttggagaggagagaacagacGAACACAGATGCCTCTTCGGCTGTAACATCATCGATCAGAGCCAGAGCAAATGCCGCAGCTTCCTGCCTGAACAGCCCGACGAAGGCCGGCAGAGCCATAAGCAAGAAGCAGCAGAAGCTAGCGGAAGCGGCAAAGAGTTCCCGCAACATTTCCCAGTACTTTGCTAAGAAACAGACAGTGGAGGAGGCGGAGACGCCAAAGGGCGTTATATTATCTCATACTACCGCCTTGGAAGCTGAAGACAACAGTAGCCATCGGGAACACTCACCTGTCACTGTGGAGGATGTAGAGATCAGTCCTGTGGAGTCAGAGACTCAGGATGTGATCCAAgaagaaagtaaaaacaatGTAATAGTTATACttgatgatgaagaagaggagacagagatgTTGGAGCTGGAGCGACTTAAAGACACATCTAAAGAGTATAAATCAGA ACAAAACAACCCTGAGGAAGAAGATAAAGCGCCTCTGGTAGCAGGG ttgACAGATGATATGAAAGCGAACAGAGAGACTTCTCCTCCAGTGAAGCGCAGCCGCCCTGCAGACGGCAGCAGCAGAAGAGTAACCTTCAACCCCAATGTGCAGGAGAGGGCCCTGCAGCCTGTTAATGAGCCGCCCAAGCCTGTGACACTAAAGGAAGCAGCCGACATCGTGGTCCGCTACCTGGACCCCTTTTACACTCAGGGAAGGTTTGCCACCAAG GAGCTGTTTAAGTCTTTCGCCCGCTACTTATCTCACCTTCTCGCGGAGGGGAGGAGTCGGGGGAAAGGCCAAG TTAAAGCAGAAGCCAAGGCTCTCATCAAGAAGTTCTTCAGCAGAGTTCAGCGCTGTGAAAGCGAAGCAGACTGGAAGCACCTTAAAAGGACACACAGCTGCATAACCACAGAGAACAAGGAATGA
- the LOC123964137 gene encoding butyrophilin subfamily 1 member A1-like: MMQCFHFMVEPAKTLTAKIKESHKRAKKEKREPLDEDQLFVVELARDLSRVCQRSAVLEHIWNQDDTWPTSLCRAFLLQWASMLESKKRPMQTDGWPEMGEGKHPDMINEQDLLQAKTVILNWIKDLRAQPEQSVWPGEPVAKVLEDLQSAWRWGRVANLLTAMELVMWTLMVQRPDKDTIPQQWLMWKQRTQKIGAISYIPQPVWDWISDAAVEVTLDLDTANPDLLISTDEKRMRCGFERKEVPNYHQRFDGWWCAVGVEGFSSGRHYWEVEVGERDWRLGVARESALRKGFKSLNTDTGYLTLRLERGTELKALTVPFTALPPGLISRKVGIYLDYDRGQLSFYDVDKRFHIYTYNESFDEKLFPLFGTVEILKDLVIKSPAAKTQCLCPTTCFWG, encoded by the exons GAATCACACAAGAGAGcgaagaaggagaagagggagcCTCTGGATGAGGATCAGCTGTTTGTCGTGGAGCTGGCAAGAGATCTCAGCCGAGTGTGCCAG AGGTCAGCAGTCCTGGAGCACATCTGGAACCAGGATGACACCTGGCCAACCTCTCTCTGCAGGGCCTTCCTCCTACAGTGGGCCTCCATGCTAGAGAGCAAG AAGAGGCCCATGCAGACAGACGGCTGGCCAGAGATGGGTGAGGGAAAACACCCTGATATGATTAATGAGCAGGACCTGCTGCAGGCTAAAACTGTGATCCTCAACTGGATCAAGGACCTGAGAGCTCAGCCTGAG CAAAGTGTGTGGCCTGGGGAACCTGTGGCAAAGGTTCTGGAGGACCTGCAGTCAGCCTGGCGATGGGGTCGCGTGGCTAATCTGCTGACTGCTATGGAGCTGGTTATGTGGACTTTAATGGTGCAGCGCCCAGATAAG GATACCATCCCGCAGCAGTGGCTCATGTGGAAGCAGAGAACGCAGAAGATTG GTGCCATATCCTACATCCCTCAACCAG tgtgggATTGGATCTCAGATGCTGCAG TGGAGGTGACTCTGGATCTGGACACAGCCAACCCTGATCTGCTCATCTCCACTGACGAGAAGAGGATGCGCTGTGGCTTTGAGAGGAAGGAGGTTCCCAACTACCACCAGCGCTTCGACGGGTGGTGGTGCGCTGTCGGGGTTGAGGGCTTCAGCTCTGGCCGCCACTACTGGGAAGTGGAGGTGGGTGAGCGGGACTGGCGGCTGGGCGTGGCCAGAGAGTCGGCCCTGAGGAAAGGCTTCAAGTCCCTGAACACAGATACGGGGTACCTGACCCTGCGGCTGGAGAGGGGCACTGAGCTGAAGGCGTTGACGGTGCCCTTCACCGCTCTGCCTCCCGGCCTCATCTCTCGCAAGGTGGGCATCTACCTCGACTACGACCGCGGCCAGTTGTCCTTCTACGACGTGGACAAACGCTTCCACATTTACACCTACAACGAGAGCTTCGATGAGAAGCTTTTCCCCTTGTTTGGTACAGTGGAGATCCTCAAGGATCTGGTGATCAAGTCTCCAGCAGCTAAGACCCAATGTCTGTGTCCCACAACCTGCTTCTGGGGTTGA